A part of Paenibacillus sp. sptzw28 genomic DNA contains:
- a CDS encoding cysteine-rich CWC family protein: MDWMCKMTKGTGNHCPICNQDNNCGRVAGCPDGACWCSKQFFPREIFETLPLDQVGKSCICLDCLAKFKHNAKQL, from the coding sequence ATGGATTGGATGTGTAAAATGACCAAAGGAACCGGAAATCATTGTCCGATTTGCAATCAGGATAATAACTGCGGGAGAGTCGCAGGCTGCCCTGATGGGGCGTGCTGGTGCAGTAAACAATTTTTCCCCCGTGAAATTTTCGAAACTCTGCCGCTTGATCAGGTTGGAAAATCGTGTATTTGCTTGGACTGTCTCGCAAAATTCAAGCATAATGCGAAACAGCTATAA
- a CDS encoding SDR family NAD(P)-dependent oxidoreductase: MGKAALVTGGGTGIGRAVCIELAGRGAAVAVNYSRSKLEAEETARLINESGGRAIVVKADVSRDREVREMVKIVVQQFGSVDLLVNNAAITRHIPLGDLEAATEQIWDELYNVNVKGMFYCARAAAAYMKQNKQGAIVNLGSIAGQTGVGSSLPYAVSKAAVHGLTKSLAHALAPYIRVSCVVPGAVATRWWEGREEQMKKLAPSLPLQRISTPEDIADFICAVLEQEAMTGQIITIDSGQTL, translated from the coding sequence ATGGGTAAAGCGGCTCTCGTCACCGGCGGCGGTACCGGGATCGGAAGAGCGGTATGTATCGAGCTCGCCGGGCGGGGTGCAGCGGTGGCGGTGAATTATTCACGTTCCAAGCTCGAGGCGGAGGAAACAGCTCGACTAATAAACGAATCCGGCGGGCGAGCGATAGTGGTTAAAGCTGATGTTTCCCGGGACCGGGAAGTGCGCGAGATGGTGAAAATTGTTGTGCAGCAATTCGGGTCCGTTGATTTGCTCGTCAATAATGCCGCGATTACAAGGCACATCCCCCTAGGCGATCTCGAAGCGGCGACAGAGCAAATCTGGGATGAGCTTTATAATGTGAATGTCAAAGGGATGTTCTACTGTGCGCGAGCCGCGGCTGCTTACATGAAACAAAATAAACAGGGGGCTATTGTCAATCTCGGCAGTATTGCGGGACAGACAGGTGTTGGATCCTCGCTTCCGTACGCAGTGTCCAAAGCTGCGGTACATGGACTTACTAAGTCGTTAGCGCATGCCCTCGCTCCATATATTAGAGTCTCCTGCGTTGTACCGGGCGCGGTTGCTACAAGATGGTGGGAAGGAAGGGAAGAGCAAATGAAGAAGCTGGCTCCAAGTCTGCCGCTGCAGAGAATTTCAACACCGGAGGATATCGCTGATTTTATTTGCGCCGTGCTAGAGCAAGAAGCGATGACAGGTCAAATCATAACTATTGACAGCGGACAAACATTATAG
- a CDS encoding class I SAM-dependent methyltransferase, whose protein sequence is MKNEERFTNRVEKYVKYRPGYPEESIDYLCDIVGLQPGSVVADIGAGTGIFSQLLLDRGCRVTAVEPNKAMREAAENTLGDNPEFTAVPGTAEATGLPDHSIQFIVCAQSFHWFDQPAARTEFRRILTPGGKAALIWNSRLKHGTPFLEEYEQFLQTFGTDYTSINHKNISREALASFFKEGEMKETRFKNRQVFDFEGLKGRLLSSSYSPVPGDPAYQPMMIELLEIFGRNERNGRIFYDYETELFWGAL, encoded by the coding sequence GTGAAAAATGAGGAGCGATTTACAAACCGGGTCGAAAAGTATGTGAAGTATCGTCCGGGGTATCCGGAGGAGTCGATCGACTATTTGTGTGATATCGTAGGTCTGCAGCCGGGTTCAGTCGTGGCGGACATCGGTGCGGGCACCGGTATTTTCTCACAGCTGTTATTGGATCGGGGATGCCGCGTAACTGCTGTTGAACCGAATAAGGCAATGAGGGAAGCCGCCGAGAACACGCTTGGGGATAATCCTGAATTTACTGCAGTGCCGGGAACGGCTGAAGCGACCGGATTGCCGGACCATTCTATCCAGTTTATCGTCTGCGCCCAGTCATTTCATTGGTTTGACCAGCCCGCTGCGCGTACCGAATTCAGGCGGATTCTAACGCCCGGGGGAAAGGCCGCTCTGATCTGGAATTCACGGCTTAAGCACGGCACCCCTTTTCTTGAAGAGTATGAGCAGTTTCTCCAAACGTTCGGAACCGACTATACCAGTATCAATCACAAGAATATTTCAAGGGAAGCGCTGGCTTCATTCTTTAAAGAAGGCGAAATGAAGGAAACCCGGTTCAAAAACCGGCAGGTATTTGATTTTGAAGGGTTAAAGGGACGGCTGCTATCATCTTCCTACAGCCCGGTTCCAGGGGATCCAGCCTACCAACCGATGATGATTGAACTGCTTGAGATTTTCGGAAGAAATGAACGGAACGGACGAATTTTCTACGACTATGAGACTGAACTGTTCTGGGGGGCATTATAA
- a CDS encoding aldo/keto reductase, whose protein sequence is MERRPVTGAEAERILNAVLDAGINFIDTAYDYGLSEEYIGQFINHRRGEYLLATKCGCTVVNAGHHDETPHVWTRDNLMHNIETSLRRMKTDYIDLWQLHNPTVEQADEGQLLDVLKEVQVSGKVRWIGISSTLPHIETFINSGLFDSFQIPYSALERVHENIISQAAHAGAGTIIRGGVGRGEPGAGLGSTDRWEHWDKAKLDELLDDGESRTAFMLRFTLTHPDMHTTIVGTKKPEHLHENIRAAEQGPLAPDVYEEAKRRLEDAGQKP, encoded by the coding sequence TTGGAGCGACGTCCCGTAACAGGCGCGGAGGCGGAACGGATATTGAACGCGGTGCTCGATGCCGGCATTAATTTTATCGACACGGCTTATGATTACGGATTGAGCGAAGAGTACATCGGACAGTTCATCAACCACCGTCGCGGAGAGTATTTGCTTGCTACGAAGTGCGGTTGTACGGTCGTGAACGCCGGCCACCACGACGAGACGCCTCATGTATGGACAAGGGATAATCTTATGCACAATATTGAGACAAGCTTGCGAAGAATGAAGACGGATTACATCGATTTATGGCAGTTACATAACCCGACGGTTGAACAAGCCGATGAGGGGCAGCTGCTTGATGTCTTGAAGGAAGTACAGGTATCCGGCAAAGTCCGATGGATCGGGATTTCCTCGACTTTGCCCCATATTGAAACGTTCATTAACTCCGGATTATTCGATTCGTTTCAAATCCCATACTCCGCCTTGGAAAGAGTTCATGAGAATATAATCTCGCAAGCGGCTCACGCCGGGGCGGGAACCATTATTCGCGGCGGGGTAGGTCGGGGCGAGCCGGGAGCCGGACTTGGCAGCACTGACCGCTGGGAGCATTGGGATAAAGCGAAGCTGGACGAGCTGCTTGATGACGGAGAAAGCCGTACCGCCTTCATGCTGCGCTTCACATTAACCCACCCGGATATGCATACTACGATCGTCGGTACGAAGAAACCGGAACATCTTCATGAAAATATAAGAGCGGCGGAACAAGGCCCATTAGCGCCGGATGTTTATGAAGAAGCAAAGCGTCGTCTCGAGGATGCGGGTCAAAAGCCATGA
- a CDS encoding HD domain-containing protein: protein MFERKPVVDAAERFARSVLENDRTGHDWWHINRVVRMAERLAREEGADIFICTVAALLHDVADEKLNESKEGGLRKVRDWLAGQPISEDECRHIMEIISTMSYNAGANPPMATLEGKIVQDADRLDAIGAIAIGRTFLYAGWKGHPIHDPRLAPRDSMSPEEYRLGKSTAINHFHEKLLKLKDSINTSSAGRIAEERHRYMAHYVERFYREWDGEA from the coding sequence ATGTTTGAAAGGAAGCCCGTCGTGGATGCGGCCGAACGTTTCGCCAGATCGGTATTGGAAAATGATCGGACAGGCCATGACTGGTGGCATATTAATCGTGTGGTACGGATGGCCGAGCGGTTGGCCCGCGAGGAGGGGGCGGACATATTCATCTGCACCGTTGCCGCACTGCTTCATGATGTGGCGGATGAGAAGCTTAATGAGTCGAAGGAAGGCGGGCTCCGGAAAGTTCGCGATTGGCTTGCGGGTCAGCCAATTAGCGAAGATGAGTGCCGGCACATTATGGAAATCATCTCTACGATGTCCTACAATGCAGGAGCAAATCCGCCAATGGCGACGCTTGAAGGGAAGATTGTGCAGGACGCGGACCGGCTCGATGCAATAGGGGCTATCGCAATTGGGAGAACGTTTCTGTATGCCGGCTGGAAGGGTCACCCGATCCATGACCCGCGGCTGGCACCGCGGGATTCAATGTCACCAGAGGAATATCGCCTAGGAAAGAGTACGGCGATCAATCATTTTCACGAAAAATTGCTAAAGCTGAAGGATAGCATTAATACTTCTTCCGCTGGAAGAATTGCCGAAGAACGGCACCGGTATATGGCTCACTATGTAGAGCGCTTCTACCGTGAATGGGACGGGGAAGCTTAG
- a CDS encoding LysR family transcriptional regulator, which produces MDLKTLKTFHLIVHYGSFVRAAEEMNYAQSTVTMQIQKLESDLGIQLIERGKNIRLTEAGRLFHEQSVQIVKNMERLQSSMSDLQLGEAGNIRLGVTEPSASYRLPGILERFLTRFPKIRISVDIGSTAALCERLHRGELDLALGSAPELGSGLYFEPLFVEQFVILIPDLHPLSSKHVITTEDIRGHRMLITSANCPYRQKLEIILQETGIIPLDTMEIGSMSALKYYVAAGLGIALVPNIILQPAPSGTIMRELQGNAINMTSGLLTKSSEYPLKLAGASLYQFLKRELLKAG; this is translated from the coding sequence ATGGATCTTAAAACATTAAAAACATTTCATTTGATCGTTCATTATGGAAGTTTTGTTCGTGCAGCCGAAGAAATGAATTACGCTCAATCCACCGTTACGATGCAAATCCAGAAGCTTGAATCTGATTTGGGGATTCAGTTGATTGAACGGGGGAAAAATATCCGGTTAACGGAAGCCGGCAGACTGTTTCATGAACAAAGTGTGCAAATTGTAAAGAATATGGAACGGCTGCAAAGCAGCATGTCGGATTTGCAATTAGGCGAGGCGGGCAATATTCGTTTAGGGGTGACCGAGCCATCTGCCAGTTACCGGTTACCAGGCATTTTAGAACGGTTTTTAACCCGTTTTCCGAAGATTCGGATTTCCGTAGACATCGGCAGTACAGCAGCACTTTGCGAACGGCTTCACAGAGGCGAACTTGACTTGGCTTTAGGTTCCGCACCGGAGCTCGGATCCGGTCTTTATTTTGAACCGTTATTTGTGGAACAGTTTGTAATTCTGATTCCCGACCTTCATCCACTTTCCTCGAAACATGTCATTACGACTGAGGATATCAGAGGACATCGAATGCTTATAACATCAGCCAACTGTCCCTATCGCCAGAAACTGGAGATTATCCTGCAGGAAACAGGCATAATTCCGCTGGACACGATGGAGATTGGCAGTATGTCAGCTTTGAAATACTATGTCGCGGCGGGGTTAGGTATCGCCCTGGTGCCGAATATTATCTTGCAACCAGCCCCATCCGGCACAATAATGCGGGAATTGCAGGGTAATGCGATTAATATGACAAGCGGTCTTCTTACTAAATCCTCCGAATATCCATTGAAACTGGCAGGCGCCAGCCTCTATCAATTTCTGAAGCGAGAGCTTCTGAAAGCCGGCTGA
- a CDS encoding NAD(P)-dependent oxidoreductase: MKVLITGAAGNLGRVLAPALAQQGHEPVLMDYRNIETPFRFINGDVTSKESVLKAVEGVDAVVHAAALHGIHLSKYTRDDFWKLNIEGTYNIIYEAARICGINKVLLCSTMGVYGESIKASKDSFAIVTEDLPLLPTDFYGYSKKLCEEAADFYSRNHGIKTIAYRLGMFVPENFLYYGFRLLKGGIDDRDVAEAFLAGLENDTIGFDAFNINIMADVPFPQEEFKQWRSEPDALLESYFPGVSQMVNLRGGNI, from the coding sequence ATGAAAGTGCTCATCACCGGCGCTGCCGGCAATCTTGGACGAGTGCTTGCACCGGCTTTGGCGCAGCAAGGTCATGAACCGGTATTGATGGATTATCGGAATATCGAGACTCCATTCCGGTTCATTAATGGTGATGTAACAAGCAAAGAAAGTGTGCTTAAAGCTGTTGAAGGGGTGGATGCTGTTGTTCACGCCGCCGCGTTACACGGCATTCATCTATCCAAATATACGAGAGACGATTTCTGGAAGCTTAATATAGAAGGAACATATAATATTATCTATGAAGCTGCCCGGATTTGCGGTATAAACAAAGTACTTCTGTGCAGCACTATGGGGGTATACGGTGAAAGTATTAAGGCTTCCAAAGATAGCTTCGCTATAGTAACGGAGGATCTTCCCCTATTGCCGACGGATTTCTACGGTTACAGCAAGAAGCTGTGTGAGGAGGCAGCGGATTTCTACAGCCGTAATCACGGCATCAAGACAATCGCTTACCGGCTGGGTATGTTCGTGCCCGAGAATTTCCTCTACTATGGTTTCCGATTGCTGAAAGGCGGCATCGATGACCGCGATGTGGCGGAAGCCTTCCTGGCAGGTCTGGAAAACGATACAATCGGTTTCGATGCATTTAATATTAATATAATGGCCGACGTTCCTTTTCCGCAGGAAGAATTTAAACAGTGGAGAAGCGAGCCCGATGCGCTGTTGGAATCGTATTTTCCCGGAGTCTCGCAAATGGTTAACCTTCGTGGAGGAAATATTTAA
- a CDS encoding RDD family protein: protein MGLTIERPAGFWVRLAANLLDAFIVSLPLSIISYFIAGDWEGDYFTTAIEFLYGIFLPVLWSGYTIGKRTVGIRIAKVNGEKVGIGTMLLRILLGALVYVLTVGIGIIVSAFMVGLRDDKRAIHDFIAGTYVRYN from the coding sequence TAACAATTGAACGTCCGGCAGGTTTCTGGGTACGGCTCGCGGCGAATTTGTTGGACGCATTTATTGTTTCCTTGCCGCTGAGCATCATTAGTTATTTCATTGCAGGAGATTGGGAAGGCGATTATTTCACAACGGCCATTGAGTTTTTATATGGGATTTTCCTGCCTGTACTTTGGTCCGGCTACACGATCGGGAAAAGAACCGTCGGAATTCGAATTGCTAAAGTTAATGGCGAAAAAGTGGGTATAGGGACAATGCTGCTTCGTATATTATTAGGTGCTTTGGTATATGTATTAACCGTGGGAATCGGAATCATAGTGAGTGCTTTTATGGTCGGATTACGTGATGATAAACGCGCGATACATGATTTCATAGCCGGAACGTATGTGAGGTATAACTAA
- a CDS encoding DNA-3-methyladenine glycosylase — MRILFDLNPDEPRVRQLCLADRRFAWLAERIGSLEIPSRENAFESLTRSLIGQQLSVKAAGTICGRVEEKCGLITPDSVLAVSEEELRSAGVSRAKIGYIQGLAELVKREELVLNFPDSAGNEEVINTLTGAKGIGRWTAEMFLIFCLGREDVLSLGDAGLRRAAGWLYDRSDSDILEVSGEMWKPYRTIVSLYLWEAVNRGLLNEKDFI; from the coding sequence ATGAGAATTCTGTTCGATTTAAATCCGGACGAACCGAGGGTGCGGCAATTATGTCTTGCCGATCGGCGATTTGCATGGCTGGCGGAGAGAATTGGTTCCCTTGAAATACCTTCACGCGAGAATGCTTTCGAATCACTGACCAGATCATTAATCGGTCAACAGCTATCCGTCAAAGCCGCCGGGACTATTTGCGGCCGTGTCGAAGAGAAATGCGGCTTAATCACACCCGATTCCGTACTTGCGGTTTCCGAAGAAGAGCTGCGTAGCGCCGGTGTATCAAGGGCCAAGATCGGATATATCCAAGGACTCGCCGAGCTGGTTAAGCGGGAAGAATTGGTTCTGAATTTTCCTGATTCTGCGGGTAACGAGGAAGTCATTAATACGTTGACAGGGGCAAAAGGCATTGGGCGCTGGACCGCCGAGATGTTCCTGATATTTTGCCTCGGCAGGGAGGATGTCCTCTCACTCGGGGATGCAGGTCTCAGGCGTGCCGCCGGTTGGCTTTATGATCGTTCCGATTCAGACATTCTGGAAGTCAGCGGTGAAATGTGGAAACCTTACCGCACGATTGTCTCACTTTATTTGTGGGAAGCGGTTAACCGCGGGCTATTGAACGAGAAAGATTTTATTTAG
- a CDS encoding VOC family protein, translating into MAFLFSGVDHVQLAAPEGCEAEARRFYAEFLGWEEIPKPETLKNRGGVWFRCGTHEVHIGVQKDFIPAVKAHPAFRVHNINALRDHLNGKNVLMTDDDTRASEGALRFYLNDPFGNRLEFLEWVVVPGEK; encoded by the coding sequence ATGGCATTCTTATTTTCGGGAGTGGATCATGTTCAATTGGCCGCCCCTGAGGGCTGCGAAGCGGAGGCGAGACGGTTTTATGCCGAATTTCTGGGCTGGGAAGAAATTCCGAAGCCGGAGACCCTAAAGAATAGAGGCGGAGTATGGTTCCGGTGCGGTACTCATGAGGTTCATATCGGGGTTCAAAAGGACTTCATTCCGGCGGTAAAAGCCCATCCTGCATTTCGTGTTCACAATATTAACGCACTGCGGGACCATCTTAACGGCAAGAATGTTCTTATGACCGATGATGATACAAGGGCGAGTGAAGGTGCGCTACGCTTTTATTTGAACGATCCGTTTGGAAACCGGTTGGAATTTCTCGAGTGGGTGGTGGTTCCAGGTGAAAAATGA
- a CDS encoding MFS transporter, with product MNRLNIYLLSLGAFLVATVELVVAGILNIIADDLNISIALAGQLITVYSIAYAIGTPIIVTLTSRVGRKKLLIASLAVFIIGSLASFLSTQYAVLMAARLILGVSAGVFIVAALSSVAKLVPADRIGSAIGKIVLGFSSAMVLGVPIGIAITNWFSWQFIFAVLGIVTLVVLIGMVRLLPEIEGDAPVSFKSQMTVLRNPLIISGLLLSLFWNTGNSVIFTYLTPFLQSILHMKASSVGIMMLVLGVFGVAGTRLGGFGVDKWGTARIIGFSLVVSAAALAFLPIASASLVLGLAVLVIWMFSIFVTAPALQTYFVQQAPQSSNFVLSVNTSITHLGVAIGAGAGGLIVSSTSTVIHNPWISSSTYAVGLAIAIASFLLRKRGISEMA from the coding sequence ATGAACCGATTAAACATTTATCTTCTTTCATTAGGGGCCTTTCTTGTTGCAACTGTGGAACTCGTCGTTGCCGGGATTCTCAATATCATCGCTGATGACCTGAATATATCCATAGCCCTTGCCGGTCAGTTGATCACCGTATATTCGATTGCCTACGCGATTGGAACCCCGATTATTGTAACGCTTACTTCCCGTGTCGGCCGAAAAAAACTGCTCATTGCTTCGCTTGCTGTGTTTATAATCGGCTCCCTGGCTTCATTCTTAAGTACACAATATGCCGTCTTGATGGCAGCGCGGTTGATCCTTGGGGTCAGTGCAGGCGTCTTCATTGTAGCTGCTCTAAGTTCCGTCGCCAAACTGGTCCCGGCAGATCGAATTGGCAGTGCGATCGGCAAGATCGTTCTTGGATTCAGCAGCGCAATGGTACTGGGTGTACCGATAGGAATCGCGATTACGAATTGGTTCAGTTGGCAATTCATTTTTGCGGTGCTTGGAATTGTTACCCTTGTGGTGTTGATTGGAATGGTCCGCCTGCTTCCGGAGATTGAAGGGGATGCTCCGGTTTCATTTAAAAGCCAAATGACTGTATTACGAAATCCCCTTATTATCAGCGGATTACTGCTTTCTTTATTTTGGAACACGGGCAATTCGGTTATATTCACGTATTTAACTCCGTTTCTTCAAAGTATCCTTCACATGAAAGCGTCAAGTGTAGGAATAATGATGCTTGTTTTGGGAGTTTTCGGTGTGGCCGGAACGCGTCTTGGCGGTTTTGGTGTTGATAAATGGGGGACAGCAAGAATCATCGGCTTCAGTCTGGTTGTTTCTGCGGCAGCACTTGCATTTCTCCCTATAGCTTCCGCCTCGTTGGTGCTGGGATTGGCAGTGCTCGTGATTTGGATGTTTTCAATATTCGTTACAGCGCCAGCCCTTCAAACCTACTTTGTTCAACAGGCGCCTCAGTCGTCGAATTTCGTTCTCAGCGTCAATACCTCGATTACTCATTTGGGTGTGGCGATTGGAGCGGGAGCGGGGGGCTTGATCGTGAGTTCCACTTCCACCGTCATTCATAATCCCTGGATTTCAAGCTCCACCTATGCAGTTGGGTTAGCGATAGCCATCGCTTCCTTCCTACTTCGGAAGAGGGGTATTTCGGAGATGGCTTAA